The following proteins come from a genomic window of Frankia casuarinae:
- a CDS encoding DEDD exonuclease domain-containing protein, whose amino-acid sequence MRPDPAPDRPRPPRQGRLDDLGRPLADVTFVVFDLETTGTSPGRDEITEIGAVRVRGGRILAEMATLVRPGVGIPPMVSVLTGITDVMVATAPPVTQVLPTFLEFARGAVLVAHNAPFDLGFLRAAVELCGYPVPVWEYLDTLRIARRVVTRDESPDCRLTSLASLFRSPVEPRHRALADARATVDVLHGLFERLGNAGVTTLEDLHDYSSRVSPAQRRKRHLADGLPTGPGVYIFRDADERALYVGTSRSVRSRVRTYFTASEPRTRMAAMVALAERVDAIGCAHALEAEVRELRLIAEYKPPYNRRSRFPERSVYLKLTDEPFPRLSRVRAARDDATYLGPFGSVRAADAAAEALLAAVPLRQCSGRLSPRVRRSACTLADLGRCGAPCDGREDVASYGRHVAAARAAITGDPGRVIAASTRRIDRLAAERRYEEAAVQRDRMIAFVRAAARAQRLSALTGVAELVAAAPTAEAGWDLAVVRHGRLVSAASVPPGVDPRPWVDAAVASAETVRPRPGPAPCASVEETERIARWLGGPGVRLVRLEGEWSWPAAGAIRAAAGFGAAPGRSVRAYDGDGWFPSA is encoded by the coding sequence GTGCGCCCAGATCCCGCCCCGGACCGTCCCCGGCCGCCCCGACAGGGCAGGCTGGATGATCTCGGTCGTCCGTTGGCGGACGTGACCTTCGTCGTGTTCGACCTGGAGACGACGGGCACCTCCCCGGGACGCGACGAGATCACCGAGATCGGCGCGGTCCGGGTCCGCGGCGGCCGGATCCTCGCCGAGATGGCCACCCTGGTCCGGCCGGGCGTCGGCATCCCTCCGATGGTCTCGGTGCTCACCGGCATCACCGACGTGATGGTGGCGACGGCGCCGCCGGTCACGCAGGTGCTGCCTACCTTCCTGGAGTTCGCCCGCGGCGCCGTTCTCGTCGCCCACAATGCCCCGTTCGACCTCGGCTTCCTGCGCGCCGCCGTCGAGCTCTGCGGCTATCCGGTACCCGTCTGGGAGTATCTGGACACGTTGCGTATCGCCCGGCGGGTGGTCACGAGAGACGAGAGCCCCGACTGCCGGCTCACGTCGCTGGCCTCGCTGTTCCGCAGCCCGGTCGAGCCCCGCCACCGGGCGCTGGCGGACGCCCGGGCCACCGTCGACGTGCTGCACGGGCTGTTCGAACGGCTCGGCAACGCGGGCGTGACCACCCTGGAGGACCTGCACGACTACAGCTCCCGGGTGTCGCCGGCCCAGCGACGCAAACGGCATCTGGCCGACGGCCTGCCGACGGGCCCGGGTGTCTACATCTTCCGGGACGCCGACGAACGAGCCCTGTATGTCGGCACCTCGCGTTCGGTGCGCTCCCGGGTCCGTACCTACTTCACCGCCAGCGAGCCCCGGACGCGGATGGCGGCGATGGTGGCGCTGGCCGAGCGGGTTGACGCGATCGGATGCGCGCACGCCCTGGAGGCCGAGGTCCGGGAACTGCGGCTGATCGCCGAGTACAAGCCGCCGTACAACCGCCGATCCCGCTTCCCGGAGCGCTCCGTGTATCTCAAGCTCACCGACGAGCCATTCCCACGGCTTTCACGGGTGCGCGCCGCCCGTGACGACGCGACCTATCTCGGGCCGTTCGGCAGCGTCCGCGCCGCCGACGCCGCCGCCGAGGCGCTGCTGGCCGCGGTGCCGCTGCGCCAGTGCTCCGGGCGCCTGTCCCCGCGCGTGCGCCGGTCCGCCTGTACCCTCGCCGACCTCGGCAGATGCGGAGCGCCGTGCGACGGCCGGGAGGACGTGGCGAGCTACGGCCGGCACGTCGCCGCCGCCCGGGCCGCCATCACCGGCGATCCGGGCCGGGTCATCGCCGCCTCGACGCGGCGGATCGACCGGCTGGCCGCCGAGCGGCGCTACGAGGAGGCCGCCGTCCAGCGGGACCGGATGATCGCGTTCGTCCGCGCAGCCGCACGTGCCCAGCGGCTGTCGGCCCTCACCGGGGTCGCCGAGCTCGTCGCCGCGGCCCCGACCGCCGAGGCCGGCTGGGATCTGGCCGTAGTGCGTCACGGTCGGCTGGTGTCGGCGGCGAGCGTGCCGCCCGGTGTCGATCCGCGGCCCTGGGTCGACGCCGCGGTCGCCAGCGCCGAGACGGTGCGGCCGCGGCCCGGTCCGGCCCCGTGCGCCTCCGTCGAGGAGACCGAACGCATCGCCCGTTGGCTCGGTGGGCCTGGGGTGCGGCTCGTGCGGCTGGAGGGCGAGTGGAGCTGGCCGGCCGCGGGCGCCATCCGCGCCGCAGCCGGATTCGGTGCGGCCCCCGGCCGGTCGGTACGTGCGTATGACGGTGACGGATGGTTCCCGTCGGCCTGA
- a CDS encoding cytochrome bc1 complex diheme cytochrome c subunit has translation MTASSGTSSSSDTPSGIPPSGTPASGTAASRSSVSVAATKRFSRGRRSSARRRRRSSALVMVLGLLATGVLWTVLAPGGNAAQTPDANEAVRQGRALYLQGCSTCHGLGAQGTNTGPSLIGVGAAAVDFQVSTGRMPLAAPAAQADRKPPIYSATQIDQLAAYIQSLGGGEEVPKVTDAALNDADLSHGGELYRANCAQCHQAVGQGAPLTYGKFAPSLSEATPVQVVEAMRTGPESMPVFGPRQLNEEDATAIAAYIKHMKEAPSAGGYSLGNYGPVPEGLLAWLVGVGALLGVCLWIGARQKV, from the coding sequence ATGACTGCATCCTCGGGCACCTCGTCATCCTCGGACACGCCGTCGGGCATCCCACCGTCGGGCACCCCGGCGTCGGGCACTGCGGCGTCGCGATCCTCGGTGTCGGTCGCCGCCACGAAGCGGTTCTCGCGCGGACGCCGTTCGTCCGCGCGCCGCCGCCGGAGGTCCTCCGCGCTGGTCATGGTCCTCGGCCTGCTGGCCACGGGGGTGCTGTGGACGGTGCTGGCGCCGGGCGGCAACGCCGCGCAGACCCCGGACGCCAACGAGGCGGTCCGGCAGGGCCGGGCGCTGTACCTGCAGGGCTGCTCGACCTGCCACGGGCTGGGAGCGCAGGGCACGAACACCGGGCCCAGCCTCATCGGCGTCGGCGCCGCCGCGGTGGACTTCCAGGTGTCGACCGGCCGGATGCCGCTGGCCGCCCCCGCCGCGCAGGCCGACCGCAAGCCCCCGATCTACTCGGCGACCCAGATCGACCAGCTCGCCGCGTACATCCAGAGCCTTGGCGGCGGCGAGGAGGTGCCGAAGGTCACGGACGCGGCGCTCAACGACGCCGACCTGTCGCACGGCGGCGAGTTGTATCGGGCCAACTGCGCGCAGTGCCATCAGGCCGTCGGGCAGGGCGCGCCGCTGACCTACGGCAAGTTCGCCCCCTCGCTGAGCGAGGCCACCCCGGTGCAGGTCGTCGAGGCCATGCGGACCGGGCCGGAGTCGATGCCGGTGTTCGGCCCGCGCCAGCTCAACGAGGAGGACGCGACCGCGATCGCGGCCTACATCAAGCACATGAAGGAAGCGCCGAGCGCCGGTGGGTACAGCCTCGGTAACTACGGTCCGGTGCCCGAGGGACTGCTGGCCTGGCTGGTGGGCGTCGGTGCCCTGCTGGGTGTGTGCCTGTGGATCGGAGCGAGGCAGAAGGTATGA
- a CDS encoding SseB family protein — protein MTDDQLRPDRIRPGAAVPPGVPSAQGTAARAALHRLAEGKDEWAALGDLAAAEVLLPDLGNDITDLSEEDDSLLQLPVAERQDGTQFVPTFTSEQRLAEALPEVARYRTVQVAALGRIWPSDDLLLAVDPGSEGGIALPADGLRALAAMSG, from the coding sequence GTGACCGATGACCAGCTACGTCCCGACCGCATCCGCCCCGGCGCCGCCGTCCCGCCCGGCGTCCCCTCCGCGCAGGGCACGGCCGCGCGGGCCGCGCTGCACCGCCTCGCCGAGGGCAAGGACGAGTGGGCCGCGCTCGGTGACCTCGCCGCCGCCGAGGTCCTGTTGCCCGACCTCGGTAACGACATCACCGATCTGTCGGAGGAGGACGACAGCCTCCTGCAGCTGCCGGTGGCCGAACGGCAGGACGGCACCCAGTTCGTCCCGACGTTCACCTCTGAGCAACGCCTGGCCGAGGCGCTGCCGGAGGTGGCGCGTTACCGCACGGTCCAGGTGGCGGCCCTGGGCCGGATCTGGCCGTCCGACGATCTTCTGCTCGCGGTCGATCCCGGCTCGGAGGGCGGCATCGCCCTGCCGGCGGACGGCCTGCGGGCGCTCGCCGCGATGTCCGGCTGA
- a CDS encoding HIT family protein, with translation MPSVFTRIINGELPGRIVYSDEHVVAFLTIAPIRPGHTLVVPRTEIDHWIDLPDDLQTALWSAAATVGRAIDAAFRPRRVAALVAGLEVPHVHVHLLPIEDETQIDFRLADHNPDSAELDAVAERIRAALG, from the coding sequence ATGCCGAGCGTCTTCACCCGGATCATCAACGGCGAGCTTCCCGGTCGCATCGTCTACTCCGACGAGCATGTGGTGGCGTTCCTGACGATCGCGCCGATCCGGCCGGGACACACCCTGGTTGTTCCCCGCACCGAGATCGACCACTGGATCGATCTACCCGATGACCTCCAGACCGCGCTGTGGAGCGCCGCGGCGACGGTGGGCCGCGCCATCGACGCGGCCTTCCGACCTCGGCGGGTGGCCGCGCTCGTCGCCGGGCTGGAGGTCCCGCACGTCCACGTGCATCTCCTGCCGATCGAGGACGAGACGCAGATCGACTTCAGGCTCGCCGACCACAACCCCGACTCGGCCGAGCTCGATGCCGTGGCCGAGCGGATCCGCGCCGCCCTCGGCTGA
- a CDS encoding cytochrome bc1 complex cytochrome b subunit, producing the protein MTTASAPEFVKRPGPIRKANRELDERFGNQAFLRRNLNKVFPDHWSFMIGEIALYSFVVLLLTGIYLTLFFDPSNTEVIYNGSYVPLKGVEMSRAYASTLDISFDTRAGLVFRQIHHWAALVFVASMIVHMFRVFFTGAFRKPRETNWLIGIGLVALSMLEGFAGYSLPDDLLSGTGLRIAASIAQSIPIIGTWASFLVFNGEFPGVNFLPRLYVTHILLVPGVLLALIGAHMGILWHQKHTDFPGPGKTEDNVVGHRVFPVFAVKSGGFFMLVFAMLALLGGLAQINPIWMFGPYDPSKVSSASQPDWYIGFLDGSTRLMPPWEFRGLGHTIPAVFWPTAVLPGILFTLAALYPALEARFTGDTKPHNLLQRPREAPTRTAIGAMAISFYLVLMISGGNDIIAKTFSISLNAMTWAGRIGLIVVPPIAYAVTKKICIALNQKDAEIEHHGIETGIIRQLPSGEFVEDHRPKPTPVPDHPLVPTDRFELPAANGHGDGHGKGLARRAGKAVTGFFVEEKQPPGGGRQ; encoded by the coding sequence ATGACCACCGCATCCGCCCCCGAGTTCGTCAAGCGGCCGGGCCCGATCCGGAAGGCCAACCGTGAGCTCGACGAACGGTTCGGCAACCAGGCCTTTCTGCGGCGCAACCTGAACAAGGTCTTCCCCGACCACTGGTCGTTCATGATCGGGGAGATCGCCCTCTACAGCTTCGTCGTGCTGCTGCTGACGGGCATCTACCTGACTCTGTTCTTCGACCCGTCGAACACCGAGGTCATCTACAACGGTTCCTACGTCCCGCTCAAGGGCGTGGAGATGAGCCGGGCCTACGCCTCGACGCTGGACATCAGCTTCGACACCCGGGCCGGTCTGGTGTTCCGCCAGATCCACCACTGGGCCGCGCTGGTCTTTGTCGCGTCGATGATCGTGCACATGTTCCGGGTGTTCTTCACCGGCGCGTTCCGCAAGCCCCGTGAGACCAACTGGCTGATCGGCATCGGTCTGGTCGCCCTGTCAATGCTCGAGGGCTTCGCCGGCTACTCGCTCCCGGACGACCTGCTCTCCGGCACCGGTCTGCGGATCGCGGCCTCGATCGCCCAGTCCATCCCGATCATCGGGACGTGGGCGTCGTTCCTCGTGTTCAACGGGGAGTTCCCGGGCGTCAACTTCCTGCCCAGGCTCTACGTGACGCACATCCTGCTGGTGCCGGGTGTCCTGCTCGCCCTGATCGGCGCGCATATGGGCATCCTGTGGCACCAGAAGCACACGGACTTCCCCGGGCCGGGCAAGACCGAGGACAACGTCGTCGGCCACCGGGTCTTCCCCGTGTTCGCGGTGAAGTCCGGCGGGTTCTTCATGCTGGTCTTCGCGATGCTCGCGCTGCTCGGCGGTCTCGCCCAGATCAACCCGATCTGGATGTTCGGCCCGTACGACCCGTCGAAGGTCAGCTCGGCCTCCCAGCCGGACTGGTACATCGGCTTCCTCGACGGCTCGACCCGGCTCATGCCGCCCTGGGAGTTCCGCGGGCTCGGGCACACCATCCCCGCGGTGTTCTGGCCGACTGCCGTCCTGCCGGGCATCCTGTTCACGCTGGCGGCGCTCTATCCCGCGCTGGAAGCCAGGTTCACCGGGGACACGAAGCCGCACAACCTGCTGCAGCGGCCACGGGAGGCGCCGACCAGGACCGCGATCGGCGCGATGGCGATCAGCTTCTACCTGGTGCTGATGATCTCCGGTGGTAACGACATCATCGCCAAGACCTTCAGCATCTCGCTGAACGCGATGACCTGGGCCGGCCGCATCGGGCTCATCGTCGTGCCACCGATCGCCTATGCGGTGACGAAGAAGATCTGCATCGCGCTCAACCAGAAGGACGCCGAGATCGAGCATCACGGCATCGAGACCGGGATCATCCGCCAGCTTCCCAGCGGGGAGTTCGTGGAGGACCACCGCCCGAAGCCGACTCCCGTCCCCGACCATCCGCTCGTCCCGACGGACCGGTTCGAGCTGCCGGCGGCCAACGGGCATGGCGACGGTCACGGCAAGGGGCTTGCGCGCCGCGCAGGCAAGGCCGTGACCGGGTTCTTCGTCGAGGAGAAGCAGCCACCCGGCGGCGGCCGGCAGTAG
- a CDS encoding cytochrome bc1 complex Rieske iron-sulfur subunit encodes MSDQTGRGTPGPADSGADQPSVPTDRRMHYPGYQGEPADESDQDSMSSIFRRAKHPVDTSGQPAGGSGVSAGGPDVPAGTSDGPEALGTPPHQTDSTREPATTAVRPQAGVIQPTYGERAAGGVTVRPPRAQDVDRRAERRAERLIAGWFLISVIGTVGFVVTNFVGDKYKAYYTPSLGAALGLAVGGLGIGLILWAKRLMPHEQAVQERHAFASSKEEIAVTEEEIAAGFADTGLARYPLLRRTLLGAGTVLGGLIVVPLLNLTNTKPGKKLDHTSWVKGARLVTEDGRYVKLGDVAIGGIETVFPAVPVTESDGTVAYQPKTDVQTKADSTTLLIRLPPGVDRPRKGREDWGVDGHVAYSKICTHAGCPVSLYEQQTHHLLCPCHQSVFDVRDGCRAIFGPASRSLPQLAIAADKDGFLYARDGDYHEPVGAAFWERS; translated from the coding sequence ATGAGTGACCAGACGGGCCGGGGCACGCCGGGGCCGGCGGATTCCGGTGCGGACCAGCCGTCCGTTCCGACGGACCGGCGCATGCACTACCCGGGCTACCAGGGCGAACCGGCCGACGAATCTGACCAGGACTCGATGAGCAGCATCTTCAGAAGGGCGAAACACCCGGTGGACACCTCCGGCCAGCCCGCCGGGGGATCCGGGGTGTCCGCCGGCGGCCCGGACGTCCCGGCCGGGACGTCGGACGGCCCGGAGGCCTTGGGCACGCCGCCCCACCAGACCGATTCGACCCGTGAGCCCGCGACCACGGCCGTTCGCCCGCAGGCGGGGGTCATCCAGCCGACCTACGGGGAGCGGGCCGCCGGTGGGGTGACCGTCCGTCCGCCGCGCGCGCAGGACGTGGACCGCCGGGCCGAGCGGCGGGCGGAGCGGCTGATTGCCGGCTGGTTCCTGATCTCGGTGATCGGCACCGTCGGGTTCGTTGTCACCAACTTCGTCGGTGACAAGTACAAGGCGTACTACACCCCCTCCCTCGGGGCCGCGCTGGGCCTCGCCGTCGGTGGGCTCGGCATCGGCCTGATCCTGTGGGCCAAGCGGCTGATGCCGCACGAGCAGGCCGTGCAGGAGCGCCACGCGTTCGCCTCCTCCAAGGAGGAGATCGCCGTCACCGAGGAGGAGATCGCGGCCGGGTTCGCCGACACCGGCCTCGCGCGCTACCCGTTGCTGCGCCGCACCCTGCTCGGGGCGGGCACCGTGCTCGGCGGGCTGATCGTGGTGCCGCTGCTGAACCTGACGAACACCAAGCCGGGCAAGAAGCTCGACCACACGAGCTGGGTGAAGGGTGCCCGCCTCGTCACGGAGGACGGCCGTTACGTCAAGCTCGGCGACGTCGCCATCGGCGGCATCGAGACGGTGTTCCCGGCCGTTCCGGTGACCGAGTCCGACGGCACCGTTGCGTACCAGCCGAAGACCGATGTCCAGACCAAGGCCGACAGCACGACGCTGCTCATCCGGCTGCCACCGGGGGTCGACCGCCCCCGCAAGGGCCGGGAGGACTGGGGCGTCGACGGCCACGTCGCCTACTCCAAGATCTGCACGCACGCCGGCTGCCCGGTCAGCCTGTACGAACAGCAGACCCATCATCTGCTCTGCCCCTGCCACCAGTCCGTCTTCGACGTGCGGGACGGCTGTCGGGCGATTTTCGGGCCGGCCAGCCGGTCCCTGCCACAGCTTGCCATCGCCGCGGACAAGGACGGGTTCCTCTACGCCCGTGACGGTGACTACCACGAGCCCGTCGGTGCCGCCTTCTGGGAGCGCTCATGA
- a CDS encoding Fur family transcriptional regulator has translation MNDQTDLRLTPQRMAVLAVLAAARDHPTAAEVHERVRTVSPGIGSATVYRTLALLVSAGRALELNLGDGTAARYDANTSRHDHVVCDGCRRAVDIDHPVLDGMMAQIACRSGFAITGYDLRFRGLCPDCQANGSGPARGAAGTGQQ, from the coding sequence ATGAACGACCAGACCGATCTTCGTCTCACTCCGCAGCGGATGGCCGTGCTGGCGGTGCTGGCTGCCGCCCGCGACCATCCGACCGCGGCCGAGGTCCACGAGCGGGTGCGGACCGTATCCCCGGGGATCGGCAGTGCGACCGTGTACCGCACACTGGCGTTGCTGGTATCCGCCGGCCGAGCGCTCGAGCTGAACCTGGGCGACGGCACGGCGGCCCGGTACGACGCCAACACGAGTCGTCACGACCACGTGGTCTGCGACGGATGCCGTCGGGCGGTCGATATTGATCATCCCGTCCTCGACGGGATGATGGCCCAGATCGCGTGTCGCTCGGGATTCGCCATCACCGGGTACGACCTGCGGTTCCGGGGGCTGTGCCCGGACTGTCAGGCGAACGGCTCCGGCCCGGCCCGCGGCGCGGCCGGGACCGGCCAACAGTGA
- a CDS encoding VOC family protein has product MRNHAQVAWFETNGIRVARVAVDCLNVDVMVRFWSAALGYEVSRRDDGAILRHPAGAGPKLLLRPGAKRNAGRNRLHLDLYAVDAERVIGWLSTLGARRVSRYDDDGESGYVLKDPEGNEFRVMTVGPAGFARPFV; this is encoded by the coding sequence ATGCGGAATCATGCCCAGGTGGCATGGTTCGAGACGAACGGCATTCGAGTGGCGCGGGTCGCGGTCGACTGTTTGAACGTTGACGTGATGGTGCGCTTCTGGTCCGCCGCATTGGGATACGAGGTGAGCCGGCGTGACGACGGGGCGATCCTGCGTCACCCGGCCGGCGCGGGACCCAAGCTCCTTCTCAGGCCCGGGGCGAAGCGCAATGCCGGCCGTAACCGGCTTCATCTGGATCTCTACGCCGTCGACGCGGAGCGTGTGATCGGCTGGTTGTCGACCCTCGGTGCCCGCCGGGTATCCCGGTACGACGACGACGGGGAGAGCGGATACGTTCTCAAGGATCCGGAGGGTAATGAGTTCCGGGTGATGACGGTTGGGCCAGCGGGATTTGCGCGCCCCTTCGTCTGA
- the trpD gene encoding anthranilate phosphoribosyltransferase gives MTTVGASHSHTGRSPAGASPAGALPTAGTSWPELIGALLAGESLDSARTAWAMQQIMAGVASPAQVAGFAVALRSKGETPEEIAGLVEAMLASATPLSLSERVRARAVDTCGTGGDRSHTVNLSTMAALVVAGAGVPVVKHGNRAASSSCGSADLLAELGVVVDLSPSGVEACLATAGIAFCFAQVFHPAMRHVGGVRREIGVPTAFNILGPLSNPARPGAQAIGVADARLAPVVAGVLADRGTRALVFRGDDGLDELTPVTTSAVWVVAAGAGQPRRERFDPRDVGIHVADHAALRGADARYNAAVTRSVLAGEPGPVRDAVLLAAATALVAAAGPSDAPVTEQIAAALPRAAEAVDSGAARAVLERWVTASQSAAAVDAAAATAL, from the coding sequence ATGACCACCGTTGGCGCATCCCACTCCCACACCGGCCGCTCCCCCGCCGGGGCGTCCCCCGCCGGGGCTCTCCCGACCGCCGGGACGAGCTGGCCGGAGCTGATAGGAGCATTGCTAGCGGGCGAGTCCCTGGACTCCGCGCGCACCGCCTGGGCGATGCAGCAGATCATGGCGGGGGTCGCCTCGCCCGCGCAGGTGGCCGGGTTCGCGGTGGCGCTGCGGTCCAAAGGGGAGACGCCGGAGGAGATCGCCGGCCTGGTAGAGGCCATGCTGGCCAGTGCCACGCCCCTGAGCCTGTCCGAGCGGGTACGGGCCCGCGCCGTGGACACCTGCGGGACCGGTGGCGACCGTTCCCACACCGTGAACCTGTCGACGATGGCCGCGCTGGTCGTTGCCGGCGCGGGTGTGCCGGTGGTCAAGCACGGAAACCGGGCCGCGTCGTCATCCTGCGGCTCGGCGGACCTGCTCGCGGAGCTCGGTGTCGTGGTCGACCTGTCGCCGTCCGGCGTCGAGGCGTGCCTGGCTACGGCCGGCATCGCCTTCTGCTTCGCCCAGGTCTTCCACCCGGCGATGCGGCACGTCGGCGGGGTCCGGCGCGAGATCGGCGTGCCCACCGCGTTCAACATCCTCGGGCCGCTGAGCAACCCGGCCCGCCCCGGCGCGCAGGCAATCGGCGTCGCCGACGCGCGGCTCGCTCCCGTCGTCGCCGGGGTGCTGGCGGACCGGGGCACCCGGGCGCTGGTGTTCCGCGGCGACGACGGGCTCGACGAGCTCACCCCGGTGACGACGTCCGCCGTGTGGGTCGTCGCGGCCGGCGCCGGACAGCCGCGCCGCGAGCGGTTCGACCCCCGCGACGTCGGCATCCACGTCGCGGACCACGCCGCGCTGCGCGGCGCGGACGCCCGTTACAACGCCGCCGTCACCCGGTCGGTGCTCGCCGGTGAGCCCGGACCCGTCCGCGACGCGGTCCTGCTCGCCGCCGCCACCGCCCTGGTCGCCGCGGCCGGCCCCTCCGATGCCCCCGTCACCGAGCAGATCGCCGCCGCCCTGCCCCGGGCGGCCGAGGCGGTGGACTCCGGTGCCGCCCGGGCCGTCCTGGAGCGCTGGGTGACCGCGAGCCAGAGCGCCGCAGCGGTTGACGCGGCGGCGGCCACGGCTCTCTGA
- a CDS encoding DUF3501 family protein, producing MALTIADITTDHQAYAERRLRLRSQMILVRAERRVRVGDIVVLEFENEQTLRYQVQEMVYTERLTASADVAHEIDAYSRLLPSSHVLTATVFIELSVLETVREELGRLAGLQHSLALEIGGIRVAGEEIPGLDEDPDMPTETVSVHMVRFALTDSLRDAFRDPGVPVELVVEHPEYSEATPLTGATRRVLIADLALRS from the coding sequence GTGGCGCTGACCATCGCCGACATCACCACCGACCACCAGGCGTACGCGGAGCGCCGGCTGCGGCTGCGCAGCCAGATGATCCTGGTGCGCGCCGAACGCCGGGTACGGGTCGGGGACATCGTCGTCCTCGAGTTCGAAAACGAGCAGACGCTGCGCTACCAGGTGCAGGAGATGGTCTACACCGAGCGGTTGACCGCCTCCGCCGACGTCGCCCACGAGATCGATGCCTACTCCCGCCTGCTACCCTCCAGCCACGTCCTCACGGCGACGGTGTTCATCGAGCTCTCGGTTCTGGAGACCGTCCGCGAGGAGTTGGGGCGGCTTGCCGGGCTGCAGCACAGTCTCGCCCTGGAGATCGGCGGAATCCGGGTGGCGGGCGAGGAGATCCCCGGCCTTGACGAGGATCCCGACATGCCCACCGAGACCGTCTCCGTGCACATGGTGCGCTTCGCGCTGACCGATTCGCTCCGGGACGCCTTCCGCGACCCCGGCGTGCCGGTCGAGCTTGTCGTGGAACACCCGGAGTACAGCGAGGCGACGCCGTTGACCGGAGCTACCCGGCGTGTCCTCATCGCGGATCTCGCGTTGCGGTCCTGA
- a CDS encoding rubrerythrin family protein, whose translation MPKLDGTKTHENLKEAFAGESQANRRYLYFARRADIEGLTDASSLFRDTAEGETGHAFGHLDFLAEVGDPATGEPLGTTTKNLASAVAGETYEFTAMYPGFAKTAREEGFEEIADWFSTLARAEKTHAGRFKKALDALSAEETADA comes from the coding sequence ATGCCGAAGCTTGACGGCACCAAGACCCACGAGAACCTCAAGGAGGCATTTGCCGGCGAGAGCCAGGCGAACCGGCGTTACCTCTACTTTGCCCGCCGGGCCGACATCGAGGGGCTGACCGACGCCTCGTCGCTGTTCCGCGACACCGCGGAGGGCGAGACCGGTCACGCCTTCGGGCACCTGGACTTCCTCGCGGAGGTCGGCGACCCGGCGACGGGCGAGCCCCTCGGTACGACCACGAAGAACCTGGCCAGCGCCGTCGCCGGCGAGACCTACGAGTTCACCGCAATGTACCCGGGCTTCGCCAAGACCGCCCGCGAGGAGGGCTTCGAGGAGATCGCGGACTGGTTCTCGACCCTCGCCCGGGCGGAGAAGACCCACGCCGGTCGGTTCAAGAAGGCCCTCGACGCGCTGTCGGCCGAGGAGACGGCCGACGCCTGA
- a CDS encoding aa3-type cytochrome oxidase subunit III: MTDVASAPVLEKAPPPHPTANRPSMVSVGTVVWLSSELMFFASLFAMYFTIRSVNSGNWPPVTGDPAGSEHGPVELHVGYALFFTVILVLSSVTCQLGVFAAERGDVYGLRRWYLISLIMGLVFVGGQANEYFSENKFTMASHAYGSVYYLTTGFHGLHVIGGLVAFLMVLGRSTYGRFTPEKATSAIVVSYYWHFVDVVWIALFATIYLLQ; encoded by the coding sequence ATGACCGACGTGGCCTCAGCCCCCGTCCTCGAGAAGGCTCCTCCACCACACCCGACGGCCAACCGTCCCTCGATGGTCTCGGTTGGCACGGTCGTGTGGCTGTCGTCGGAGCTGATGTTCTTCGCGTCCCTGTTCGCGATGTACTTCACGATCCGTTCGGTCAACAGCGGCAACTGGCCGCCGGTCACCGGCGACCCCGCCGGATCCGAACACGGACCCGTGGAGCTGCACGTCGGGTACGCGTTGTTCTTCACCGTGATCCTGGTCCTGTCCAGCGTCACCTGCCAGCTCGGCGTGTTCGCCGCCGAGCGTGGTGACGTGTACGGGCTACGGCGCTGGTACCTGATCTCGCTGATCATGGGTCTGGTGTTCGTCGGCGGCCAGGCGAACGAGTACTTCAGCGAGAACAAGTTCACGATGGCATCGCACGCCTACGGATCGGTGTACTACCTGACCACCGGTTTCCACGGGCTCCATGTGATCGGCGGTCTCGTCGCCTTCTTGATGGTGCTGGGCCGATCGACGTACGGGCGCTTCACACCGGAGAAGGCGACCTCGGCGATCGTCGTGTCGTACTACTGGCACTTCGTCGACGTTGTCTGGATCGCCCTCTTCGCGACCATCTACCTCCTCCAGTGA
- a CDS encoding response regulator — MSTVLVYADRADVREHVRNAIGRLPAADLGPIEFVEATDAPEAIGVVDHHEADLCVFDAEATPSGGMGLCRQLKNEVTNCPPTILLVARPDDRWLATWSQADAVVTHPIDPGLLTEAVVTLLRARAGGAVARRPLTGAQLAH; from the coding sequence ATGAGCACCGTCCTCGTCTACGCCGACCGAGCGGATGTGCGCGAACACGTCCGGAACGCGATCGGCCGTCTCCCCGCCGCCGACCTCGGTCCGATCGAGTTCGTCGAGGCCACCGACGCCCCCGAGGCGATCGGCGTAGTCGATCATCACGAGGCGGATCTGTGCGTCTTCGACGCGGAGGCCACCCCCAGCGGGGGCATGGGGCTCTGCCGGCAGCTGAAGAACGAGGTCACCAACTGTCCGCCGACCATCCTGCTGGTCGCCCGCCCGGACGACCGCTGGCTCGCCACCTGGTCCCAGGCGGATGCGGTGGTCACCCATCCGATCGATCCGGGTCTACTCACCGAGGCGGTCGTGACACTGCTGCGGGCGCGTGCCGGCGGCGCCGTGGCCCGTCGGCCGCTCACCGGCGCCCAGCTCGCCCACTGA